The DNA sequence CAATGAACATATGTTAGTAAGCTAACTTATCCACTTTATCATCCGTAAAAAGGAACGTTTATGACGTGTGTATACGAGTGGGCGAGTGGCTGccataaaaaattatcaattatatataatgtttgtttattaatgataatttatattttttattaatatatgtataaaattatatattattattataaattaaaagtataaaatctataatatatttatttatataaatataattatataacaagataaacttatttaatttttaattaaattcatttaatataaattcaaatttaaatttagttaaaaaaacaaATGAGCTCAACTTATTTTGAGAAACGAAGTTGAAACTGATTTGAGTTACTTGGAAATTCCAACAGTAATTGTATCATCAACATTAAGCCTTGCAGTGAGTCAACAACAGAGACGGCTGGAGAATGGAATAAACTTGATTCTATTTAAATCAAcgtttctcttattattattggattgGATTTTCCTTGGAATGGTGATGCAAGCAGAGACGTATATCTAGATCTTGCACCATATATATAAAGAGGGATACATGTACATTGCACCATATATCATcaagaaattgattattattcCATATACTCATAACTTAGCATCCATTAATTAATTCCCATCTTCATATTCCAAATGTCTTCAACAAAGCAAGTAGCGATCCCAAATATTGTCCTGCAATCATCCTTCAGCATGCCGGTCATAGGCTTTGGAACTGCTGCCTTAACCGATGACGGCGACGTCCACAAACAGgcagtgattgaggccatcaagcTCGGTTACAGGCACTTCGACACTGCTTCTATATATGGCTCCGAACAGGCTCTGGGAGAAGCCATTGCTGAAGCTCTTAAACTTGGTCTCATAAGCTCCAGGGATGAACTTTTCATCACTTCCAAGCTATGGTTATCTGATAACCATCCCGATCTTGTTCTTCCTGCTCTACGCAAATCACTTCAGTAAGACCTACATAATTACTTTaatgaataaatgaccatttgtatccatgaaaaatgaaaatgctgACATACGTATCCACACTAGATTAAAACTAAACTTATACCCATGCAAGATGTCCTTCGTGTGACAAAAATATCCTATATGACACTCCAACCCTCCAAAGACAGGATACTTTTGTCACACGAAGGGCATCTTGGCATCTTGCATAGGTACAAATTTAGTTTCGATCTAATATAGATATATATGTTAGCGTTTTCATCTTTTCTGGGTACAGATGGtcatttatttttactttaattaaGTTCAATAATACGAATGAATAACTTATGGACTTCTGATAATTCATATGCAGGAATCTTGGATTAGAATACTTAGATCTCTACTTGATTCATTGGCCATTGAGTGCCAAGCCCGGATTATTTAAAGCCTCTTATGATGACGAAAATGACTTGGTGCCATTTGACTTAAAAGGGGTCTGGACTTCAATGGAACAATGTCACAAATTGGGTCTTGCAAAATCAATTGGAGTCAGCAACTTTTCTATCAAAAAACTTCAACACGTCCTTTCTTTTGCTACAATTCCTCCTGCGGTTAATCAAGTACATAATATATTCtccataaaaatttttatttatgt is a window from the Arachis hypogaea cultivar Tifrunner chromosome 17, arahy.Tifrunner.gnm2.J5K5, whole genome shotgun sequence genome containing:
- the LOC112764079 gene encoding NAD(P)H-dependent 6'-deoxychalcone synthase-like, with translation MSSTKQVAIPNIVLQSSFSMPVIGFGTAALTDDGDVHKQAVIEAIKLGYRHFDTASIYGSEQALGEAIAEALKLGLISSRDELFITSKLWLSDNHPDLVLPALRKSLQNLGLEYLDLYLIHWPLSAKPGLFKASYDDENDLVPFDLKGVWTSMEQCHKLGLAKSIGVSNFSIKKLQHVLSFATIPPAVNQVGMNASWQQKNLTEYCKSKGIIVTAYSPLGARGTFWDSNDVMGSELLKDVAQAHGKTVAQVSLRWLYEQDVTFAVKSYNKERMKENLEIFDFSLTNDDYQKINQIKQTRKGSNGPTTLVIVDLFDGEN